A window from Luteibacter flocculans encodes these proteins:
- a CDS encoding efflux RND transporter permease subunit, producing MGFSTLFIRRPIATSLLMVAVLLLGILGYRQLPVSALPEIDAPSLVVTTQYPGASASTMAALVTTPLERNFGQISGLNMMSSDSSAGLSTIILQFNMDRDIDIAAQDVQAAINQARGTLPNNLPYPPVYNRVNPADAPIMTLMLTSDSRPLRDVNNYADSILAQKLAQVQGVGLVSIAGNVRPAVRIQVNPAQLANLGLTMEDVRASLTQANVNAPKGTLNGKTQSYSIGTNDQLVDAADYQSTIISYKNGAPVRLSDVANVVDGVENDQLAAWANGKPAVLLDIRRQPGANIVQTVQQIRQTIPDLQKVLPADVHLKVFSDRTITIRASVEDVQFTLILTICLVVAVIFVFLRRLWATIIPSVAVPLSLMGTFGVMAFAGMSLDNLSLMALAVATGFVVDDAIVMIENIVRYIEQGQDAKTAAEVGAKEIGFTVLSLTVSLIAVFLPLLLMPGVTGRLFHEFAWVLTIAVAISMLVSLTLTPMMCAYLLKADQLPDAEDAHEHAAASGKHNAWSRIVDGYGRSLDWVLAHRPLTMIVAALTVALTVVLYIVIPKGLLPEQDTGLITAVVQADQNVAFPQMERRTKAVADALAKDPAVAGVAAFIGAGSVNPTLNQGQISLVLKERGERGGLDEVLPRLQRAASQIAGVALYLKPVQDVTLDSQVSATEYQYSLSDVNSTELAGYAQQMTSALRKRPELADVDNNLADQGNALKLTIDRDSASRLGVPVQTIDDTLYDAYGQRQISTIFTQLNQYRVVLEVSPEYRTSTDLLNKLTVRGNGNGALTGSNATSFGQLASSNSATPAGIGNTGNVGFQVGAGGTIPLAALASAQVTSAPLVVSHLQQLPAVTVSFNLAPGYSLSSAVDAIHEVEKELNFPPQVRGQFIGKAAEFSSSVGDEVLLLLASIIVIYIVLGVLYESYIHPLTIISTLPPAGVGALLALLLCGMSLSVDGIVGIVLLIGIVKKNAIMMIDFAIEAKRTGMNAADAIRRACLLRFRPIMMTTAAALLGALPLALGNGIGSELRKPLGVSIVGGLLLSQLVTLYTTPVIYLYMERFSEWLAERKRRRALAHGGEPHVAS from the coding sequence GTGGGTTTCTCGACACTCTTCATTCGCCGACCGATCGCAACCTCGCTGCTGATGGTGGCAGTGCTGTTGCTCGGCATTCTCGGCTACCGCCAGTTGCCGGTGTCGGCGCTGCCGGAGATCGACGCGCCGAGCCTGGTCGTCACTACCCAGTATCCGGGCGCCAGTGCGAGCACCATGGCGGCGCTGGTGACCACGCCACTCGAACGCAATTTCGGTCAGATCTCCGGCCTCAACATGATGAGCTCGGACTCGTCGGCGGGTCTGTCGACGATCATCCTGCAGTTCAACATGGACCGCGACATCGACATTGCGGCCCAGGACGTGCAGGCGGCCATCAACCAGGCCCGCGGCACGCTGCCGAACAATCTGCCGTATCCGCCGGTGTACAACCGCGTGAATCCGGCGGATGCCCCGATCATGACGCTGATGCTCACCTCGGACTCGCGTCCGCTGCGTGACGTCAACAACTACGCCGACTCCATCCTCGCGCAGAAGCTCGCGCAGGTGCAGGGCGTGGGTCTCGTGTCCATCGCCGGCAACGTGCGCCCGGCCGTGCGCATCCAGGTGAATCCGGCGCAGCTCGCGAACCTCGGGCTCACGATGGAGGACGTGCGCGCCTCGCTCACCCAGGCCAACGTCAACGCGCCCAAGGGCACGCTCAACGGCAAGACGCAGTCGTACAGCATCGGCACAAACGATCAGCTCGTGGATGCGGCCGACTATCAGAGCACGATCATCAGCTACAAGAACGGCGCGCCGGTGCGGCTCTCCGACGTGGCGAACGTGGTCGACGGCGTGGAGAACGACCAGCTCGCCGCGTGGGCCAACGGCAAGCCCGCAGTGCTGCTCGATATCCGTCGTCAGCCCGGCGCGAACATCGTGCAGACGGTGCAGCAGATCCGCCAGACGATCCCGGATCTGCAGAAGGTGCTGCCCGCGGACGTGCACCTCAAGGTGTTCTCCGATCGCACCATCACCATCCGCGCCTCGGTGGAGGACGTGCAGTTCACGCTCATCCTCACCATCTGCCTCGTGGTGGCGGTGATCTTCGTCTTCCTGCGCCGCTTGTGGGCAACGATCATTCCGTCGGTAGCGGTACCGCTGTCGCTGATGGGCACCTTCGGCGTGATGGCGTTCGCCGGGATGTCGCTGGACAACCTATCGCTCATGGCGCTCGCCGTCGCGACGGGCTTCGTGGTGGACGATGCGATCGTGATGATCGAGAACATCGTCCGTTACATCGAGCAGGGGCAGGACGCCAAGACGGCGGCCGAGGTCGGCGCAAAGGAAATCGGCTTCACGGTGCTCTCGCTGACCGTCTCGCTGATCGCCGTGTTCCTGCCGCTGTTGTTGATGCCGGGCGTCACCGGTCGCCTGTTCCACGAGTTCGCCTGGGTGCTGACGATCGCGGTGGCGATCTCCATGCTGGTGTCGCTGACGCTCACACCGATGATGTGCGCCTACCTGCTCAAGGCGGACCAGCTTCCGGACGCCGAAGACGCGCACGAGCACGCTGCGGCATCGGGCAAGCACAACGCGTGGTCGCGCATCGTCGATGGCTACGGTCGCAGTCTCGACTGGGTACTTGCCCATCGCCCGCTGACCATGATCGTGGCGGCGTTGACCGTGGCACTGACCGTGGTGCTGTACATCGTGATCCCGAAGGGACTGCTGCCCGAGCAGGACACCGGCCTGATCACGGCCGTGGTGCAGGCCGATCAGAACGTCGCCTTCCCGCAGATGGAGCGGCGCACGAAGGCCGTGGCGGACGCGCTGGCGAAGGACCCGGCCGTCGCGGGCGTCGCGGCGTTCATCGGTGCCGGCTCGGTCAATCCGACGCTCAACCAGGGTCAGATCTCGCTGGTGCTGAAGGAGCGCGGCGAACGCGGCGGTCTCGACGAGGTGCTGCCGCGCCTGCAACGCGCGGCGTCGCAGATCGCTGGCGTGGCGCTCTATCTGAAACCCGTGCAGGACGTGACGCTGGACAGCCAGGTCTCCGCGACGGAGTACCAGTACTCGCTGTCCGACGTGAACTCGACCGAGTTGGCCGGCTACGCGCAGCAGATGACGTCGGCGTTGCGCAAGCGGCCCGAACTGGCTGACGTGGACAACAATCTCGCCGACCAGGGCAACGCCTTGAAGCTCACCATCGACCGCGACAGCGCCAGCCGCCTCGGTGTGCCGGTGCAGACGATCGACGACACGCTGTACGACGCGTACGGGCAGCGGCAGATCTCCACGATCTTCACGCAGTTGAACCAGTACCGTGTGGTGCTGGAGGTCTCGCCGGAGTACCGCACCAGCACGGACCTGCTCAACAAGCTGACCGTGCGCGGCAACGGCAACGGTGCGCTGACCGGCTCGAATGCCACCAGCTTCGGCCAGTTGGCGTCCAGCAATTCGGCCACGCCGGCAGGCATTGGCAACACCGGCAACGTGGGCTTCCAGGTGGGCGCGGGCGGCACCATTCCGCTCGCGGCGCTCGCCAGTGCGCAGGTCACCAGCGCACCGCTCGTGGTCAGCCATCTGCAGCAGCTGCCCGCCGTCACCGTCTCGTTCAACCTCGCGCCGGGGTATTCGCTGTCCTCCGCCGTGGACGCCATTCACGAAGTGGAGAAGGAACTGAACTTCCCGCCGCAGGTGCGCGGACAGTTCATCGGCAAGGCTGCCGAGTTCTCGTCCTCGGTAGGCGACGAAGTGCTTCTGCTGCTGGCGTCGATCATCGTCATCTACATCGTGCTGGGCGTGCTCTACGAGAGCTACATCCATCCGCTGACGATCATCTCGACCTTGCCGCCCGCAGGCGTCGGCGCGCTGCTCGCCTTGTTGCTGTGTGGCATGAGCCTTTCCGTCGATGGCATCGTCGGTATCGTGCTACTGATCGGTATCGTGAAGAAGAACGCGATCATGATGATCGACTTCGCGATCGAGGCGAAGCGCACGGGCATGAATGCGGCAGACGCCATCCGCCGTGCCTGTCTGCTGCGTTTCCGCCCGATCATGATGACCACGGCGGCGGCGCTGCTCGGTGCGTTGCCGCTGGCACTCGGCAACGGCATCGGCTCGGAGCTGCGCAAGCCGCTCGGCGTGTCGATTGTCGGCGGTCTGCTGCTCTCGCAGCTGGTCACGCTGTACACCACGCCGGTGATCTACCTGTACATGGAACGCTTCTCCGAATGGTTGGCCGAGCGCAAGCGACGACGCGCACTGGCTCACGGCGGCGAGCCCCACGTCGCGAGCTGA
- a CDS encoding efflux RND transporter permease subunit, with amino-acid sequence MNISGPFIRRPIGTSLLAIGVFVIGIICYALLGVSALPNIQFPAIFVQAQQSGADASTMASTVAAPLERHLGQVPGVESMRSNSSEGSTFVLLFFQNGTNIDAAARDVQSAINAAQPDLPSGLLNAPSYTKANPNDDPVIVLALTSDTVAPTALYNLADSILAQRLRQQEGIATVDIAGSATPAIRVDVNLRALNSMGLSPDQLRNALTAANVTSPQGFLSDGQTTMAVTATDSLHTAEEFAKLIIGVKDGVPIRLSDIAKVYDGQQDAFQAAWFNGRPGILMYVYKKSDANVIETVDRVKAQIPVMQTWLPAGVKLHSFFDGTPTIRASLHEVQATLLISLAMVIMTMALFLRRLAPTVIAGLAVPLSLAGAFVVMYAFGYTLNNLTLLALVIAIGFVVDDAIVVIENVIRHMDEGVPRFEAALLGAREIGFTIVSITGSLVAVFIPLLLAPGIFGMFFKEFTVTLVAAIIVSALVSLTLTPSLCAHFLTAHKDDTPESRLGRALERMHERMLGMYRRALDWTLRHALLMALTPLVLVGITIALAGMVKSGFFPPQDTGLIGARATSSSTVSFGEMKVRQARLTQMLLDDPDVKAVGSRLGTSRTGSSGFFNIELKTMAEGRKDSTFVALDRLSAKANKYPDLNLRLRPIQDLPTGGGGGNTQGGQYSVSLKGNDSGELQTWLPKLVDALKKNPMLKDVGSDIDAAGLRQNIVIDRDTAARLGVAIGDIDGALYNAFGQRAVSTIYSDINQYRVIVNSLPQMAATPESLNQIYIRSSSGAMVPITAVTRQEPGLAPTQIVHEDQYTSMSVSFNLAPGVSMGEAMEIIQKTKDGMRMPGDIRLEAGSDFRRFQQSQSDMPLLILASIVTVYLLMGMLYESLIHPVTILSTLPAAGVGALAALVITDTELSVIAMIALVLLIGIVKKNAIMMIDFALVAEREHGLSYKEAIREACLVRFRPIMMTTMVAILAATPLAIGLGEGSELRRPLGIAMIGGLVISQSLTLLSTPALYVIFACLSERWKTRKARRRERRALARAS; translated from the coding sequence ATGAATATCTCCGGTCCGTTCATCCGTCGCCCCATCGGTACGTCGCTGTTGGCGATCGGCGTGTTCGTGATTGGCATCATCTGCTACGCGTTGCTCGGCGTGTCGGCGCTGCCGAACATTCAGTTCCCGGCGATCTTCGTGCAGGCGCAGCAGTCGGGTGCGGACGCCAGCACCATGGCCTCCACCGTGGCCGCACCGCTGGAACGCCATCTCGGCCAGGTGCCTGGCGTCGAGTCCATGCGCTCGAACAGTTCGGAAGGCAGCACCTTCGTGCTGCTGTTCTTCCAGAACGGCACGAACATCGACGCCGCGGCGCGCGACGTGCAGTCGGCCATCAATGCGGCGCAGCCTGACCTGCCGTCCGGCCTGCTCAATGCACCTTCGTATACCAAGGCCAATCCCAACGACGATCCGGTGATCGTGCTGGCGCTGACGTCGGACACCGTCGCGCCCACCGCGCTCTACAACCTCGCGGATTCCATCCTTGCCCAGCGCCTGCGCCAGCAGGAAGGCATTGCCACGGTGGACATCGCCGGCAGCGCCACGCCGGCCATCCGCGTGGATGTGAACCTGCGCGCGCTCAACTCGATGGGGCTGTCGCCCGACCAGTTGCGCAATGCGCTCACCGCCGCCAACGTCACCTCGCCGCAGGGTTTCCTGAGCGACGGGCAGACGACCATGGCGGTGACGGCGACCGACTCTCTGCACACGGCCGAGGAGTTCGCCAAACTCATCATCGGCGTGAAGGACGGCGTGCCGATTCGCCTGTCCGACATCGCCAAGGTGTACGACGGCCAGCAGGATGCCTTCCAGGCGGCCTGGTTCAACGGTCGCCCCGGCATCCTGATGTACGTCTACAAGAAGTCCGACGCCAACGTCATCGAGACGGTGGATCGGGTGAAGGCGCAGATTCCGGTCATGCAGACCTGGCTGCCTGCGGGTGTGAAGCTGCACTCGTTCTTCGACGGCACGCCGACCATTCGTGCCTCGTTGCACGAAGTGCAGGCGACGCTGTTGATCAGCCTCGCCATGGTCATCATGACGATGGCGCTGTTCCTTCGTCGCCTGGCACCCACCGTGATCGCCGGCCTCGCCGTTCCGCTGTCACTCGCCGGCGCGTTCGTGGTCATGTATGCCTTCGGCTATACGCTCAATAACCTGACGCTGCTTGCGCTGGTGATCGCGATCGGCTTCGTGGTCGACGATGCCATCGTCGTCATCGAGAACGTCATCCGCCACATGGACGAGGGTGTGCCTCGATTCGAGGCGGCCTTGCTCGGCGCTCGCGAGATCGGCTTCACCATCGTCTCGATCACCGGCTCGCTGGTGGCGGTGTTCATTCCGTTGCTGCTCGCGCCTGGCATCTTCGGCATGTTCTTCAAGGAATTCACCGTCACGCTGGTGGCGGCGATCATCGTTTCCGCGCTGGTCTCGCTCACGTTGACGCCTTCGCTGTGCGCGCATTTCCTCACGGCGCACAAGGACGACACACCGGAGTCGCGCCTCGGGCGCGCTCTGGAGCGGATGCACGAACGCATGCTGGGCATGTACCGCCGTGCGCTCGACTGGACCTTGCGCCACGCCTTGCTCATGGCGCTCACGCCCTTGGTCCTGGTCGGCATCACCATCGCACTCGCAGGCATGGTGAAGAGCGGCTTCTTCCCGCCGCAGGACACCGGCCTGATCGGCGCGCGAGCCACCTCCAGTTCCACGGTGTCGTTCGGTGAGATGAAGGTGCGCCAGGCCCGACTGACGCAGATGCTGCTTGACGATCCCGACGTGAAAGCAGTGGGTTCGCGCCTTGGCACGAGCCGTACCGGATCGAGCGGCTTCTTCAACATCGAACTCAAGACGATGGCGGAAGGCCGCAAGGACAGCACCTTCGTCGCGCTGGATCGACTGTCCGCCAAGGCGAACAAATATCCCGACCTCAATCTGCGCCTGCGCCCGATCCAGGACCTGCCGACCGGTGGCGGTGGTGGCAACACGCAGGGCGGACAGTATTCGGTCTCGCTGAAGGGCAACGACAGCGGCGAGTTGCAGACCTGGCTGCCCAAGCTGGTCGATGCGTTGAAGAAGAATCCGATGTTGAAGGACGTCGGCAGCGACATCGATGCCGCGGGCTTGCGCCAGAACATCGTGATCGACCGCGACACTGCAGCGCGTCTCGGCGTTGCCATCGGCGATATCGACGGTGCGCTCTACAACGCCTTCGGTCAGCGCGCGGTGTCCACGATCTATTCCGACATCAACCAGTACCGCGTCATCGTGAATTCATTGCCGCAGATGGCGGCGACGCCGGAATCGTTGAATCAGATCTACATACGTTCCAGTTCCGGCGCCATGGTGCCCATCACCGCCGTGACCCGACAGGAGCCCGGGTTGGCGCCGACCCAGATCGTGCACGAGGACCAGTACACGAGCATGAGCGTCAGCTTCAATCTCGCCCCGGGCGTCAGCATGGGTGAGGCGATGGAGATCATTCAGAAGACCAAGGACGGCATGCGCATGCCCGGCGACATCCGCCTCGAAGCCGGCAGCGACTTCCGTCGTTTCCAGCAGTCTCAGAGCGACATGCCGCTGCTGATCCTCGCCTCGATCGTCACCGTATACCTGCTGATGGGTATGCTCTACGAGAGCCTGATCCACCCGGTGACCATTCTTTCCACGCTGCCGGCAGCCGGCGTGGGCGCGCTCGCCGCGCTCGTCATTACCGATACCGAGCTGTCCGTCATCGCCATGATTGCACTGGTGTTGCTGATTGGCATCGTGAAAAAGAACGCAATCATGATGATCGACTTCGCCCTGGTGGCGGAGCGCGAGCACGGGCTGTCGTACAAGGAGGCGATCCGCGAGGCGTGTCTCGTCCGCTTCCGGCCGATCATGATGACGACGATGGTGGCGATCCTCGCCGCGACGCCGTTGGCGATCGGTCTCGGCGAGGGTTCCGAACTGCGTCGGCCGCTGGGTATCGCCATGATCGGCGGCCTGGTGATCTCACAGAGCCTTACCCTGCTGTCGACGCCCGCGCTGTACGTGATCTTTGCCTGCCTGTCGGAGCGCTGGAAGACCCGCAAGGCACGGCGGCGGGAGCGCCGCGCGCTCGCCCGCGCCTCTTGA
- a CDS encoding NADP-dependent isocitrate dehydrogenase: MSSSPKIIYTLTDEAPFLATASFLPIVEAFAGTAGVSVETRDISLAGRILAQFPDRLTDAQKIGDDLAELGELATKPEANIIKLPNISASVPQMKAAIRELQAQGYALPDYVDVPATDEEKDTNARYGKAMGSAVNPVLREGNSDRRAPLSVKNYARKHPHRMGKWSPESKSHVAHMADGDFYGSERSATLDSAGSLRIEFVGKDGATKVLKEKVAVKAGEIVDAAVMSRKALAAFIAEQIADAKIKGVLFSLHLKATMMKVSDPIMFGIAVREFYKDVLAKHADTLKQVGFDANNGIGDLYARLDRLDAAKRAEIEADLKAEYAQRPALAMVNSDKGITNLHVPSDVIVDASMPAMIRDSGGMWNAEGKLQDAKAVIPDRSYAGVYQAVIEDCIAHGAFDPATMGSVPNVGLMAQKAEEYGSHDKTFQMTADGTVRVVADNGALVFEHAVEQGDIWRMCQTKDAPIQDWVKLAVQRARLSATPAVFWLDRNRAHDAQVIAKVERYLKDHDTSGLDIRVLSPVEATTFSLERIRKGQDTISVTGNVLRDYLTDLFPIMELGTSAKMLSIVPLMAGGGLFETGAGGSAPKHVQQFVEEGYLRWDSLGEFLALAASLEHLAERYDNAHARVLAKTLDQANGRFLDSNKSPARKVGEIDNRGSHFYLAMYWAEALAAQNDDADLKAKFANVAKALAENEATINAELIGAQGKPVDIGGYYHPDMRRVSAAMRPSATLNAAIDTLRAAH, encoded by the coding sequence ATGTCCAGCTCGCCCAAGATCATCTACACGCTCACCGACGAAGCGCCGTTCCTCGCCACTGCCTCGTTCCTGCCGATTGTCGAGGCCTTCGCAGGCACCGCGGGGGTGTCCGTCGAAACGCGTGACATCTCGCTCGCGGGTCGCATCCTGGCGCAGTTCCCGGATCGCCTCACCGACGCGCAGAAGATCGGTGACGACCTCGCCGAACTCGGCGAGCTGGCGACCAAGCCCGAAGCCAACATCATCAAGCTGCCGAACATCAGCGCCTCCGTGCCGCAGATGAAGGCCGCCATCCGCGAACTGCAGGCGCAGGGCTATGCCTTGCCCGACTACGTAGACGTGCCCGCCACGGATGAGGAGAAGGACACCAACGCGCGCTATGGCAAGGCGATGGGCAGCGCCGTGAACCCGGTGCTGCGCGAAGGCAATTCCGATCGACGCGCGCCGCTCTCGGTCAAGAACTACGCACGCAAGCATCCGCATCGCATGGGCAAGTGGTCGCCCGAGTCGAAGTCGCACGTCGCGCACATGGCGGATGGCGATTTCTACGGCAGCGAGCGTTCCGCCACGCTCGACAGCGCGGGCAGCCTGCGCATCGAGTTCGTCGGCAAGGATGGCGCGACCAAGGTGCTCAAGGAAAAGGTCGCCGTGAAGGCGGGTGAGATCGTCGACGCCGCCGTGATGAGCCGCAAGGCGCTTGCCGCGTTTATCGCCGAGCAGATCGCCGATGCCAAGATCAAGGGCGTGCTGTTCTCGCTCCACCTCAAGGCCACGATGATGAAGGTCTCCGACCCGATCATGTTCGGCATCGCCGTACGCGAGTTCTATAAGGACGTGCTCGCGAAGCACGCCGATACGCTCAAGCAGGTCGGTTTCGATGCCAACAACGGCATCGGCGACCTGTACGCACGTCTCGATCGTCTCGACGCCGCGAAGCGCGCCGAGATCGAAGCCGATCTCAAGGCCGAGTACGCGCAGCGTCCCGCGCTCGCCATGGTGAACTCCGACAAGGGCATCACCAACCTGCACGTGCCCAGCGACGTGATCGTCGATGCATCGATGCCGGCCATGATCCGCGACTCGGGTGGCATGTGGAACGCTGAAGGCAAGCTGCAGGACGCCAAGGCCGTGATCCCCGATCGTTCCTATGCCGGCGTGTATCAGGCCGTGATCGAGGATTGCATTGCCCACGGCGCGTTCGATCCCGCCACCATGGGTAGCGTGCCGAACGTCGGCCTCATGGCGCAGAAAGCCGAGGAATACGGCTCGCACGACAAGACCTTCCAGATGACCGCGGACGGCACGGTGCGCGTGGTGGCCGACAACGGTGCCTTGGTGTTCGAGCACGCCGTGGAGCAGGGCGACATCTGGCGCATGTGCCAGACCAAGGATGCGCCGATTCAGGATTGGGTGAAGCTCGCCGTGCAGCGCGCGCGCCTCTCGGCCACGCCGGCCGTGTTCTGGCTCGACCGGAATCGCGCGCACGATGCGCAGGTGATTGCCAAGGTGGAGCGCTACCTCAAGGATCACGACACGTCGGGTCTCGACATCCGCGTGCTGTCGCCGGTGGAAGCCACGACGTTCTCGCTGGAGCGCATCCGCAAGGGTCAGGACACCATCTCGGTGACCGGCAACGTGCTGCGCGACTACCTCACTGACCTGTTCCCCATCATGGAACTGGGTACCTCGGCGAAGATGCTTTCCATCGTGCCATTGATGGCCGGTGGCGGCCTGTTCGAGACGGGTGCGGGCGGTTCGGCACCCAAGCACGTGCAGCAGTTCGTGGAAGAGGGCTACCTGCGCTGGGATTCGCTCGGCGAATTCCTCGCACTGGCTGCGTCGCTGGAACATCTGGCCGAGCGCTACGACAACGCCCATGCGCGCGTGCTGGCGAAGACGCTCGACCAGGCCAACGGCCGCTTCCTCGACAGCAACAAGTCGCCCGCTCGCAAGGTCGGCGAGATCGACAACCGCGGCAGCCACTTCTACCTCGCCATGTACTGGGCGGAGGCGTTGGCCGCACAGAACGACGATGCCGATCTGAAGGCGAAGTTCGCCAACGTGGCGAAGGCTCTCGCCGAGAACGAAGCGACGATCAACGCCGAGCTGATCGGTGCGCAGGGCAAGCCGGTAGATATCGGCGGTTACTACCACCCGGACATGCGCCGCGTGAGCGCCGCCATGCGTCCGAGCGCGACGCTCAACGCG